From the genome of Nitrosopumilus sp., one region includes:
- a CDS encoding tryptophan synthase subunit alpha yields MSRIKEKFTELEVRNEKALIAYIMAGFPNEKSTLATVRGLVKGGVDIIELGFPFSDPLADGPVIQNASLISLENGTKINSFFNTVTKIRKETDIPLILMTYTNILYSRGYQKFISDAKKAGIDGFILPDMSVEESADYLEASRNKTDTIFLISPNTSKTRIQKIAKVSTGFLYLVAVFGTTGVKTGIKNYTLKAIKEVKKQTKGKIPVGIGFGVSTPDDVKTYVKAGADAVIVGSAYLKLIEKTSQSQLETKIMSFTKSLKKQTRL; encoded by the coding sequence ATGTCAAGAATTAAAGAAAAATTTACAGAATTAGAAGTAAGGAATGAAAAAGCATTGATTGCATACATCATGGCCGGATTCCCAAATGAAAAATCAACGTTGGCAACTGTAAGAGGGCTGGTAAAGGGCGGAGTCGACATTATAGAATTGGGATTTCCATTCTCTGATCCTTTGGCTGATGGCCCTGTAATTCAAAATGCAAGCCTGATATCCCTGGAGAATGGAACTAAGATTAACAGTTTTTTCAATACTGTCACAAAAATTAGAAAGGAAACTGATATTCCTCTGATATTGATGACTTATACCAATATTTTGTATAGTAGGGGATATCAAAAATTTATTTCTGATGCTAAAAAAGCTGGTATAGACGGATTCATTCTGCCTGACATGTCCGTAGAGGAATCTGCAGATTACCTTGAAGCATCTAGAAACAAGACTGATACCATTTTTCTGATATCTCCAAACACCAGTAAAACCCGAATACAAAAAATTGCAAAAGTGTCTACTGGATTTTTGTACCTTGTAGCGGTTTTTGGAACAACTGGAGTCAAAACAGGAATCAAAAACTATACCCTAAAGGCAATAAAAGAGGTCAAAAAACAAACAAAAGGAAAAATTCCCGTAGGTATAGGATTTGGAGTTTCAACTCCTGATGATGTTAAGACGTATGTCAAAGCTGGAGCTGATGCTGTGATTGTGGGAAGTGCATATCTGAAATTGATTGAAAAAACGTCACAAAGTCAGCTTGAAACAAAAATAATGTCGTTTACAAAAAGTCTCAAAAAACAAACAAGGCTCTAA
- a CDS encoding DEAD/DEAH box helicase: MNYSGKTKRCSKGCGADIYWDEVFKSESGKFIPMDALTDEPHNCNTHMQNSDASQEYFSSETSRIAKQAKKKNAETVIPFAEEIAFDVSKINQFEINADDVIREIVQGHKDKSLAIIHYENMVSPEPKKIPLDHMSDVLSKDILGGLKACGFSGLLPFQEESIRSVLKGNNSIISAPTGSGKTEAFVIPILQKISENSIPGVAVLLVYPLNALIDDQISKVSELISKCGMSETIAAYSIHGGQSAAYKDQIISESGSKAMILATNFDFINYHLILQDKKWNRLFKNARILVMDEAHSYTSFHGSNVYHVLKRMKKYMGQVQFIGSSATLDNSKEFFSSMFDLPANSFSYIESESRRKQNMHLFFIMPRKFGQRTTMEMLTSLCFRNNTKQLVFSNTHNDAEFLALNVENVNDGIQIQIHRGGLDQTDRKLYETQMKTGELDALSCTPTLELGIDIGHVDVVISAFKNEYDSFVQRIGRAGRKGQKSYAVCVFDPEDATCHYFARHISEYLNQDHIVQINKENQIIMDKHLVSTGIEQHAATEYDKSQFFDFANSVNLRGTSGEIAIYFNSKKIGTRDVPAGYYQLHQKAIYHFNKTNYEVDKITKAQSGANVYLVRSNDMQKRTIPIVKTSILNKSEKNAVSRDITQAKKSTQKISLRLGLIELDRTITGYLKGNYNDSADKFETHSGKSIPSWTDFNWKSKHSAVSLTLPSEIIQKKSSSDGKSPIALDSRIHTITHVLVNACKIITKSESNDIDSYYEDGVIYLYDNTSDGYNGCSKIIFENFEEILQTSHSLLNDCNCPADKTQKRIVDAGGSWGGCPKCTFTTNYCQTKNKDLSKSEAKEFFDNFKHT, encoded by the coding sequence ATGAACTATTCTGGGAAAACAAAACGGTGTTCCAAAGGATGCGGAGCAGACATCTATTGGGACGAGGTATTCAAATCAGAAAGCGGAAAATTCATTCCCATGGACGCACTCACAGATGAACCTCACAACTGTAACACCCACATGCAAAATTCTGATGCAAGTCAAGAGTATTTTTCTTCAGAAACCTCCCGCATTGCAAAACAGGCCAAGAAAAAGAATGCCGAGACTGTCATTCCGTTTGCAGAAGAGATTGCATTTGATGTCAGCAAGATAAACCAGTTTGAGATTAATGCCGATGATGTAATTCGTGAAATAGTTCAAGGGCACAAGGACAAGTCATTGGCCATCATTCATTATGAAAACATGGTTTCACCAGAACCCAAAAAAATACCGCTTGACCATATGTCAGATGTCTTGTCAAAAGATATTTTGGGCGGATTAAAGGCATGCGGATTCAGCGGATTGCTTCCGTTTCAAGAAGAATCCATTCGCTCAGTTCTAAAAGGCAATAATTCCATAATTTCTGCACCTACAGGCTCTGGAAAAACTGAAGCGTTTGTCATACCGATACTGCAAAAAATCTCAGAGAATTCAATTCCAGGAGTCGCAGTTTTGCTTGTCTACCCGCTAAATGCGCTAATTGACGACCAGATCTCCAAAGTTTCAGAACTAATCAGCAAATGCGGCATGAGTGAAACGATTGCGGCATACTCCATTCACGGAGGTCAAAGTGCCGCATACAAGGACCAAATCATATCAGAGTCAGGCTCCAAAGCAATGATTCTTGCCACAAACTTTGATTTTATCAACTATCATCTCATCCTGCAGGACAAAAAATGGAATCGTCTGTTTAAGAATGCAAGAATTCTGGTGATGGATGAGGCTCACTCGTACACAAGCTTCCACGGTTCTAACGTGTACCACGTGTTAAAAAGAATGAAAAAATACATGGGGCAAGTTCAATTTATTGGATCTTCTGCAACTCTTGACAACTCTAAAGAATTTTTTTCAAGCATGTTTGACTTGCCTGCAAATTCATTTTCATACATTGAAAGTGAATCTAGGCGAAAGCAAAACATGCACTTGTTTTTCATAATGCCCAGAAAGTTCGGACAGCGCACAACCATGGAAATGCTTACATCTCTTTGTTTTAGAAACAATACAAAACAATTAGTTTTTAGCAACACGCACAATGATGCGGAATTTTTAGCGCTGAATGTGGAGAATGTCAATGACGGAATTCAAATTCAGATACACCGCGGTGGCCTTGATCAGACAGACAGGAAATTATATGAAACTCAAATGAAGACGGGGGAATTAGACGCACTGTCATGCACACCAACACTGGAGTTGGGAATAGACATCGGTCATGTGGACGTGGTGATATCTGCATTCAAAAACGAGTATGACTCGTTTGTCCAAAGAATCGGACGTGCAGGGCGAAAGGGGCAGAAGTCTTACGCCGTCTGCGTATTTGATCCTGAAGATGCAACATGTCATTACTTTGCCAGACACATTTCAGAATACCTCAACCAAGATCACATAGTCCAGATCAACAAGGAGAATCAGATAATTATGGACAAACATCTGGTTTCTACAGGCATTGAACAGCACGCGGCAACAGAATATGACAAATCACAGTTTTTTGACTTTGCAAACAGTGTGAATTTGAGAGGCACCTCGGGGGAAATTGCAATTTATTTTAACTCCAAGAAAATAGGAACCAGAGACGTGCCGGCAGGATATTACCAGCTACATCAAAAGGCAATCTATCATTTTAACAAAACAAACTATGAAGTGGACAAGATCACAAAGGCCCAAAGCGGTGCCAATGTGTATTTGGTAAGGTCAAACGACATGCAAAAGAGGACCATTCCGATAGTAAAGACTTCAATTCTAAACAAATCTGAAAAGAACGCGGTAAGCAGGGACATCACCCAGGCTAAAAAATCCACTCAGAAAATATCGTTAAGGCTGGGATTAATCGAGCTGGACAGGACCATTACGGGTTACCTAAAGGGAAATTACAACGACTCTGCAGACAAATTTGAGACTCATAGCGGAAAGTCCATCCCGTCATGGACAGATTTTAACTGGAAATCAAAGCATTCTGCCGTCAGTCTGACGTTACCTTCAGAGATCATACAAAAAAAATCCAGTTCAGACGGGAAGAGTCCCATTGCTTTGGATTCAAGAATACATACCATTACTCACGTGCTAGTTAACGCATGTAAAATCATCACAAAATCAGAATCAAATGACATTGATTCGTACTATGAGGACGGCGTCATCTATCTTTACGACAACACCTCAGACGGATACAACGGATGCAGTAAAATAATCTTTGAGAATTTTGAAGAGATACTGCAGACGTCTCATTCGCTGCTAAATGACTGCAATTGTCCCGCAGATAAAACCCAAAAACGAATTGTTGATGCAGGTGGAAGTTGGGGAGGATGTCCAAAATGCACGTTTACGACAAATTACTGTCAGACAAAAAACAAGGATCTTTCAAAAAGTGAGGCAA
- a CDS encoding indole-3-glycerol-phosphate synthase: protein MAENILRKLVNNSQIAIDDGIYDINVDLQKSDMDFVDVIKTNRHATLLTEIKFASPSLGKIRTLTDPASIAKQMIAGGSRALSVLTQPHLFHGSPEYFMKVRQAVDVPLLMKDIMIDKVQIDAAKKIGADYVLVIQSLFDQKYLDDIDEFIGYGHKQGLNILLEVHTREEFQNALKTKADIIGINNRNLDTLEIDLKTTELVLEGHDESRIILSESGINTPEDIQYLKKCGADAFLIGSSIMKSDNIEEQVKKLVNAY from the coding sequence ATGGCTGAAAACATTTTAAGAAAACTGGTAAATAATTCCCAAATTGCAATTGATGATGGCATATATGACATAAATGTGGACTTGCAAAAATCCGACATGGATTTTGTAGATGTTATCAAGACCAATCGACATGCGACGCTGCTGACTGAGATAAAGTTTGCATCGCCGTCATTGGGAAAAATTAGAACCCTTACGGATCCTGCCAGCATTGCAAAACAGATGATTGCCGGGGGCTCAAGGGCACTTTCGGTGCTGACTCAGCCGCATCTGTTTCATGGCTCACCTGAATATTTTATGAAGGTACGACAGGCTGTGGATGTACCATTGCTGATGAAGGATATCATGATTGACAAGGTACAGATTGATGCTGCCAAGAAGATCGGGGCTGACTATGTGCTGGTAATTCAATCTTTGTTTGATCAAAAATATCTCGATGACATAGATGAGTTTATCGGCTATGGGCACAAGCAGGGATTGAACATTTTGTTGGAAGTGCATACAAGAGAAGAATTTCAAAATGCCCTAAAAACAAAAGCTGACATTATAGGAATCAACAACAGAAACCTTGACACGTTGGAAATTGATCTTAAGACTACTGAATTGGTCTTGGAAGGACATGATGAGTCAAGGATTATCCTGTCTGAAAGTGGAATTAATACTCCTGAAGATATTCAATATTTAAAAAAATGTGGTGCAGATGCATTTCTAATAGGTTCAAGCATTATGAAAAGTGACAACATTGAAGAACAGGTAAAAAAGTTGGTGAATGCGTATTGA
- the trpD gene encoding anthranilate phosphoribosyltransferase, whose translation MIADLILKLQKKTNLAYDEMNSVMTDVLSGKTDNMQNADFLSFLALKGETDDELLGMLDKMQEFALKVEPEISGTVIDMCGTGGDALQTFNVSTTASFVVAASGGIVAKHGNRSSSGVSGSADIFEYFGYDLNQEPAQIADVLEKYRICFMFAQKFHPAMRHVSPARKQLGKRTAFNLLGPLSNPAGVKNQLVGVFSAEYLDRLPEILKRKGSENVMTVRSDDGMDEFSTSAVNRVCILKKDSVLMNAIDPEAVGLHKSKLTDIQIKSKEDAIRSFVGVLDNTANQAMIETTALNAAGGLIVANIANNFEEGVEIALNTIRDGKAMSLLEKFVGHTGDISKLREVVDG comes from the coding sequence ATGATTGCTGATCTTATTTTAAAACTGCAAAAAAAGACAAATCTCGCCTATGATGAAATGAATTCTGTCATGACTGACGTACTGTCTGGCAAGACAGACAACATGCAAAACGCTGATTTTTTATCTTTTCTTGCACTAAAGGGTGAGACTGATGATGAACTGTTGGGAATGCTTGACAAAATGCAGGAATTTGCCCTTAAAGTTGAGCCTGAAATCTCCGGAACCGTAATTGACATGTGTGGTACCGGTGGGGATGCGCTGCAGACTTTTAACGTGTCCACAACAGCATCGTTTGTAGTGGCAGCCTCTGGTGGAATTGTCGCAAAGCATGGAAATCGCTCAAGTTCCGGGGTTTCTGGAAGTGCTGATATCTTTGAATACTTTGGATATGACCTGAACCAAGAGCCTGCACAAATCGCAGACGTTCTAGAAAAGTACCGCATCTGCTTCATGTTTGCACAAAAGTTTCATCCTGCCATGAGACATGTCTCACCTGCAAGAAAGCAGCTGGGCAAAAGAACCGCGTTTAATCTGTTGGGTCCACTGTCAAATCCGGCCGGGGTGAAAAATCAGCTGGTTGGCGTATTTTCTGCAGAATATCTTGACAGACTGCCTGAAATTTTAAAAAGAAAGGGTTCAGAAAATGTCATGACTGTTCGTTCAGATGACGGGATGGATGAATTTTCAACCAGTGCAGTCAACAGAGTATGTATTTTAAAAAAAGACAGCGTGTTAATGAATGCAATAGACCCGGAAGCTGTAGGACTGCACAAGTCAAAGCTGACAGACATACAAATCAAATCAAAAGAAGATGCGATAAGGTCATTTGTAGGGGTGCTGGATAATACTGCAAATCAGGCGATGATTGAAACCACTGCGTTAAATGCTGCAGGAGGATTGATCGTCGCAAATATTGCAAATAATTTTGAAGAGGGCGTGGAGATTGCATTAAATACAATTAGGGATGGCAAGGCCATGTCGTTGTTGGAAAAATTTGTCGGACATACTGGGGATATTTCTAAATTGAGGGAGGTTGTAGATGGCTGA
- a CDS encoding anthranilate synthase component I, with amino-acid sequence MDVSGNAKANVMPLDLSENQFQIYNKISRNYSHSFLFESLTGPEVLSETSVMGFDPRIILKGYSDKVEIIENEKTQVIQTTDPFSELKKLLGPSSDQSYRYLGGAVGVVNYDSIRLVENIEDSHDSPQPLMEFGIYDDGILYDNIRKKLFYFYHDENRFDRLKISDDDVFDEFHSSDVTPNMNEEEFSEIVHKTKKYIHDGDIFQAVLSRKFAFDVHGDNLTLYKTLRELNPSPYMYHLKQDKKTIIGASPEMLVRITGDKVETFPIAGTRKITNDEAKNQQLSEELIHDEKELAEHTMLVDLGRNDIGRVCKYGTVHPESLMQIKRFSHVQHIVSHVVGNLAPENDMFDAFQAVFPAGTVSGAPKVRAMEIIDELETEARGPYAGAVGYFSYNGCCDFAIAIRSIFIDGDKGFVQSGAGIVSDSVAENEFKETEHKAGAMLQALREASK; translated from the coding sequence ATGGACGTCTCTGGAAACGCCAAAGCAAATGTAATGCCGCTGGATTTGTCTGAAAATCAATTTCAAATTTATAACAAGATTTCTAGAAACTATTCTCATTCATTTCTCTTTGAATCATTGACTGGCCCTGAGGTTCTATCTGAAACGTCTGTGATGGGATTTGATCCGAGAATAATTCTCAAGGGATATTCAGACAAGGTTGAAATTATTGAAAATGAAAAGACACAAGTCATACAGACGACGGATCCTTTCTCAGAGTTAAAAAAACTGTTGGGACCGTCAAGTGATCAAAGCTATAGATATTTGGGTGGTGCAGTAGGGGTGGTAAACTATGATTCAATCAGACTCGTTGAAAATATTGAGGACTCTCATGATTCTCCGCAACCTTTGATGGAATTTGGAATTTATGATGATGGAATATTGTATGACAACATACGCAAGAAATTATTTTATTTCTATCATGATGAAAACAGATTTGACAGATTAAAAATCAGCGATGATGACGTGTTTGATGAATTTCATTCAAGTGACGTCACACCCAACATGAACGAAGAAGAGTTCTCAGAAATTGTTCACAAGACAAAAAAATACATTCATGACGGGGATATCTTTCAGGCTGTACTGTCTAGAAAGTTTGCATTTGACGTGCATGGGGACAATTTGACACTGTACAAAACATTGCGCGAATTAAATCCGTCCCCGTACATGTATCACCTCAAACAAGACAAGAAAACAATCATTGGCGCGTCACCTGAAATGCTTGTAAGGATTACGGGAGACAAGGTGGAAACGTTTCCAATTGCTGGCACGAGAAAGATTACAAATGATGAGGCAAAAAACCAACAGCTATCTGAGGAATTGATTCACGATGAAAAGGAATTGGCAGAGCATACGATGCTTGTAGATTTGGGTAGAAATGATATTGGCAGGGTGTGTAAATATGGCACAGTGCATCCTGAATCACTGATGCAGATTAAGCGATTCAGCCATGTCCAGCATATAGTCAGTCATGTTGTGGGAAATCTGGCACCTGAAAATGACATGTTTGATGCGTTTCAGGCAGTATTTCCTGCAGGAACCGTATCTGGGGCTCCCAAGGTCAGGGCCATGGAAATAATTGATGAATTAGAAACTGAAGCCAGAGGTCCGTATGCAGGTGCAGTGGGGTATTTTTCATACAATGGATGCTGTGACTTTGCAATTGCAATTAGAAGCATCTTCATCGACGGTGATAAGGGATTTGTACAATCCGGTGCAGGAATTGTGTCAGATTCTGTTGCAGAAAACGAGTTTAAAGAAACGGAACACAAAGCAGGGGCGATGCTTCAGGCATTAAGAGAGGCATCCAAATGA
- a CDS encoding 2-polyprenyl-6-methoxyphenol hydroxylase-like oxidoreductase — translation MQEKAIVIGGSIAGLLAARILSDHFKEVILIEKDSYLENNNVRNGTPQANHIHTLLVRGKEILQEFFPELEKDLLEKGANKIDFLNDARYHLPSGWAPKFNSGIISFTCTRTLLENTIRRQIQKISKIKIEQGKHITAFVLEKSNKISLKTKEGKEIHGDLIVDCTGRNTKTPDWLVDIGFPRPRETKIDSFVRYSTRRYIQSPKKDKQWKMLIILNKPIINPRIGYIYPIEDGKWLVGLCSIGKDYPPTDEKGFLEFAKHLESDELYDALKDAVPDSEIYRYQAQGSRKYHYEEIPQWPENFIVLGDAVSIFNPYYGQGMTSAALGAKALDDMLKKSKIEKDFTRKFQKRLAKVVSLPWILGTSEDLRWPTTVGKRPDTITRMVQNYAQKVLLLSPKSTLAAKSFQQMMHMIRSPTVIFHPAILLQLIVNFIWKRSD, via the coding sequence ATGCAAGAAAAAGCAATAGTGATTGGAGGCAGCATTGCAGGACTTTTGGCGGCACGTATTCTATCAGACCATTTCAAAGAGGTAATTCTAATTGAAAAAGACAGTTATTTGGAAAATAACAATGTGAGAAACGGAACTCCCCAGGCAAATCATATCCACACTTTACTTGTCAGAGGTAAAGAGATACTTCAAGAATTTTTTCCGGAACTGGAAAAGGATCTTCTGGAAAAGGGTGCAAACAAGATTGATTTTTTAAATGACGCCAGATATCACCTGCCAAGCGGATGGGCCCCAAAATTTAACTCAGGAATAATTTCATTTACCTGTACAAGAACACTATTGGAGAATACCATAAGGCGTCAAATTCAAAAAATTTCAAAGATCAAGATAGAGCAAGGAAAACACATCACAGCATTTGTTTTGGAAAAATCAAACAAAATAAGCCTAAAAACAAAGGAAGGTAAAGAGATTCACGGAGACCTAATAGTTGATTGTACTGGGAGAAACACAAAGACGCCAGACTGGTTGGTAGACATCGGATTTCCAAGACCCAGAGAAACCAAAATAGACTCTTTTGTAAGATATTCTACAAGAAGATACATCCAGTCTCCAAAGAAGGACAAACAATGGAAGATGCTCATAATACTGAACAAGCCGATCATAAATCCCAGAATAGGCTACATATACCCAATAGAAGACGGCAAATGGCTTGTGGGACTATGCTCAATTGGAAAGGACTATCCCCCTACAGACGAGAAGGGATTCTTGGAGTTTGCAAAACATCTTGAAAGCGATGAACTTTATGATGCGCTAAAAGATGCAGTCCCAGATTCTGAGATATACAGATACCAGGCACAAGGCAGTAGAAAGTATCACTATGAAGAAATTCCGCAATGGCCTGAGAATTTTATTGTGTTGGGGGATGCAGTATCCATTTTTAATCCCTATTATGGTCAAGGCATGACGTCTGCTGCCCTGGGTGCCAAAGCACTGGATGACATGCTAAAAAAGAGCAAGATAGAAAAGGATTTTACAAGAAAGTTTCAAAAAAGACTTGCAAAGGTCGTGTCCTTGCCATGGATTCTTGGAACAAGCGAGGACTTGCGATGGCCGACAACAGTGGGCAAAAGACCAGATACAATTACAAGAATGGTGCAAAATTACGCCCAAAAAGTATTGTTACTTTCGCCTAAAAGCACACTTGCAGCCAAATCATTTCAACAGATGATGCACATGATAAGATCTCCCACAGTAATATTTCATCCCGCAATATTGTTGCAGTTAATTGTAAATTTCATTTGGAAAAGAAGCGATTGA
- the trpB gene encoding tryptophan synthase subunit beta yields the protein MKYPKDGRFGEFGGKYIPETLVPAIEELEENYLKFKNDKKFKKELDYYLKVYAGRPTPLYYAKNLSEKLGGGKIYLKREDLLHGGAHKINNTLGQAILAKRMNKKRIIAETGAGQHGVATAMACAALGMKAEVYMGYKDTIRQKLNVYRMNMLGCRVHPVKSGSKTLKDAINEAIRDWITNVESTYYLLGSAVGPHPYPVMVRDFQSVIGKEIKSQIKKINNKTPDSVIACVGGGSNAIGTFYPLVDTSAEIIGVEAAGQGLKSKYHSATLSAGSKGVLHGMMTYLLQDKEGQVTETHSISAGLDYPGVGPEHSYYKDTKRVKYHSATDVEVIDAFLMLTGTEGIIPALESAHAIAEAVKVARKSKPSESIVVTLSGRGDKDVEEVQNYLNRQK from the coding sequence TTGAAATATCCTAAAGATGGTCGGTTTGGAGAATTTGGTGGAAAATACATTCCAGAAACGCTTGTTCCTGCAATTGAGGAACTCGAAGAGAATTATCTCAAGTTTAAAAATGACAAGAAATTCAAAAAGGAGCTAGACTATTATCTCAAAGTGTATGCCGGGAGGCCTACCCCGTTATACTATGCAAAGAACCTGTCTGAAAAGCTAGGTGGCGGAAAAATCTATCTCAAGCGAGAAGATTTGCTGCACGGAGGGGCTCATAAAATCAACAACACTCTGGGACAGGCAATCCTTGCAAAAAGAATGAATAAAAAAAGAATCATTGCTGAGACTGGTGCCGGACAACACGGCGTCGCTACTGCTATGGCCTGTGCAGCATTGGGGATGAAGGCAGAGGTGTACATGGGCTACAAAGATACCATTCGTCAAAAGCTAAACGTGTACAGGATGAACATGCTTGGATGCAGGGTGCATCCTGTAAAGTCAGGCTCAAAGACGCTAAAAGATGCGATTAATGAGGCTATTCGCGACTGGATTACAAACGTAGAGTCTACGTACTATCTTCTTGGTTCAGCTGTAGGCCCTCACCCGTATCCTGTCATGGTTAGGGATTTTCAAAGCGTGATTGGAAAAGAAATAAAGTCACAGATAAAAAAAATCAATAACAAGACTCCTGACAGTGTCATTGCATGCGTGGGGGGAGGTTCTAACGCAATTGGCACGTTTTACCCTCTTGTGGACACCAGTGCAGAAATCATTGGAGTTGAAGCTGCAGGACAAGGATTGAAGTCCAAGTATCATTCAGCCACATTATCCGCTGGAAGTAAAGGGGTACTACATGGAATGATGACGTATCTACTTCAAGACAAAGAGGGACAGGTAACTGAAACCCACAGCATTTCAGCCGGACTGGACTATCCTGGAGTGGGACCTGAGCATTCATACTATAAGGATACAAAACGTGTAAAGTATCATTCCGCCACTGACGTTGAAGTAATTGACGCGTTTTTGATGCTTACCGGGACTGAGGGGATAATCCCTGCATTGGAGTCTGCACATGCGATTGCTGAGGCAGTTAAGGTTGCAAGAAAATCAAAACCTTCAGAATCAATAGTGGTCACGCTTTCTGGAAGGGGCGATAAGGATGTCGAAGAGGTTCAGAACTATTTGAACAGACAAAAATAA
- a CDS encoding aminodeoxychorismate/anthranilate synthase component II — protein sequence MKFLIIDNYDSFVYNIAQYLGELGVDCDVIRNDKITLDEIKQNNYDAIIISPGPGTPEEEKYFGVCSHVIKDMGKTTPILGVCLGHQGIIHAFGGNVTNAGCVRHGKTSPVDYVDSALFKDVKNPFKATRYHSLVGDKTVIPDVLQVIATAADDGEIMAIKHKEYLIQGVQFHPESIMTEDGKKILANFIQQVKENDC from the coding sequence ATGAAATTTCTAATCATCGATAATTATGACTCATTTGTATACAACATTGCACAGTATCTTGGAGAACTTGGCGTAGACTGCGATGTAATCAGAAATGACAAGATCACATTGGATGAAATTAAGCAAAACAATTATGATGCAATAATAATTTCACCTGGACCTGGAACCCCTGAAGAAGAAAAATATTTTGGAGTGTGCAGCCATGTGATCAAAGACATGGGAAAAACTACTCCCATTCTGGGAGTCTGTCTGGGACATCAGGGAATCATACATGCGTTTGGTGGCAATGTAACAAATGCCGGATGCGTGAGACATGGCAAGACCAGTCCTGTTGATTATGTTGATTCTGCCTTGTTCAAGGATGTCAAAAATCCGTTCAAGGCAACAAGGTATCATAGCTTGGTCGGAGACAAAACTGTTATTCCTGATGTGTTGCAAGTCATCGCAACAGCTGCAGATGATGGCGAAATTATGGCGATAAAGCACAAAGAATATCTGATTCAGGGAGTACAGTTTCATCCCGAATCCATAATGACTGAAGATGGAAAAAAAATTCTTGCAAATTTCATACAACAGGTAAAAGAAAATGATTGCTGA
- a CDS encoding MBL fold metallo-hydrolase, with amino-acid sequence MTDEPITRMIYSHSHADHTGAAGQIFPSDIEYIAHSDAADILMSENDPNRPIPTVTFDDGYTLSVGSRVLELSYIGEFHSKGDIVILAPRQNVAMAVDLFHPDAAPYKGLGVTVNMDEHIRAHDTLVNDFDFDVLISGHEKILGTKQHIKTDKEFVFSVMDNVKQAMNDTESVDETIAKCVDLTIDQWGERLGNLEQFMTENCQAMNDYVSSK; translated from the coding sequence GTGACAGATGAGCCAATCACCCGCATGATTTATTCTCATTCTCACGCTGATCACACGGGTGCAGCAGGTCAGATTTTTCCATCTGACATTGAATACATTGCACATTCTGATGCTGCAGACATCTTAATGTCTGAAAATGATCCAAACAGGCCCATTCCAACCGTGACATTTGATGACGGTTACACACTGTCAGTTGGAAGTCGGGTATTGGAACTATCCTACATAGGAGAGTTTCATTCCAAAGGCGACATCGTAATTCTGGCACCGAGACAAAATGTTGCAATGGCCGTTGACTTGTTTCATCCAGATGCCGCACCATACAAGGGATTGGGAGTCACAGTAAACATGGATGAGCATATTAGAGCACATGACACCCTGGTAAATGACTTTGATTTTGACGTGCTAATTTCAGGCCATGAAAAAATACTTGGAACAAAACAGCACATCAAGACTGACAAGGAATTTGTGTTCAGCGTAATGGATAACGTAAAGCAGGCAATGAATGATACCGAATCTGTCGACGAAACAATTGCAAAATGTGTGGATCTTACCATTGATCAATGGGGTGAAAGATTGGGAAATCTTGAGCAGTTTATGACGGAGAACTGTCAGGCAATGAATGATTATGTCTCATCAAAGTAA
- a CDS encoding PEFG-CTERM sorting domain-containing protein, whose product MVKIDSSDAGSITITLPRDVIDATINDEDDELFVIVDGEEVDFDETKTSTDRTVTIAFPANTEEIEIIDSFVVPEFGTIAVMILAVAIVSMVAISAKSRLSIIPRL is encoded by the coding sequence ATTGTCAAAATCGATTCATCTGATGCAGGTTCAATTACAATCACTCTTCCAAGAGACGTAATTGATGCAACCATTAATGATGAAGATGACGAATTGTTTGTTATCGTTGACGGGGAAGAAGTAGACTTTGATGAGACAAAAACGTCTACGGACAGAACCGTAACCATAGCGTTTCCAGCAAACACTGAAGAGATCGAGATAATCGATAGCTTTGTAGTTCCAGAGTTTGGTACAATAGCTGTAATGATACTGGCAGTTGCAATAGTTTCAATGGTTGCAATTTCTGCAAAATCAAGACTCAGCATCATACCAAGACTGTAA